One Nomascus leucogenys isolate Asia chromosome 22a, Asia_NLE_v1, whole genome shotgun sequence DNA segment encodes these proteins:
- the LINGO2 gene encoding leucine-rich repeat and immunoglobulin-like domain-containing nogo receptor-interacting protein 2: protein MLHTAISCWQPFLGLAVVLIFMGSTIGCPARCECSAQNKSVSCHRRRLIAIPEGIPIETKILDLSKNRLKSVNPEEFTSYPLLEEIDLSDNIIANVEPGAFNNLFNLRSLRLKGNRLKLVPLGVFTGLSNLTKLDISENKIVILLDYMFQDLHNLKSLEVGDNDLVYISHRAFSGLLSLEQLTLEKCNLTAVPTEALSHLRSLISLHLKHLNINNMPVYAFKRLFHLKHLEIDYWPLLDMMPANSLYGLNLTSLSITNTNLSTVPFLAFKHLVYLTHLNLSYNPISTIEAGMFSDLIRLQELHIVGAQLRTIEPHSFQGLRFLRVLNVSQNLLETLEENVFSSPRALEVLSINNNPLACDCRLLWILQRQPTLQFGGQQPMCAGPDTIRERSFKDFHSTALSFYFTCKKPKIREKKLQHLLVDEGQTVQLECSADGDPQPVISWVTPRRRFITTKSNGRATVLGDGTLEIRFAQDQDSGMYVCIASNAAGNDTFTASLTVKGFASDRFLYANRTPMYMTDSNDTISNGTNANTFSLDLKTILVSTAMGCFTFLGVVLFCFLLLFVWSRGKGKHKNSIDLEYVPRKNNGAVVEGEVAGPRRFNMKMI from the coding sequence ATGCTTCACACGGCCATATCATGCTGGCAGCCATTCCTGGGTCTGGCTGTGGTGTTAATCTTCATGGGATCCACCATTGGCTGCCCCGCTCGCTGTGAGTGCTCTGCCCAGAACAAATCTGTTAGCTGTCACAGAAGGCGATTGATCGCCATCCCAGAGGGCATTCCTATCGAAACCAAAATCTTGGACCTCAGTAAAAACAGGCTAAAAAGCGTCAACCCTGAAGAATTCACATCATATCCTCTGCTGGAAGAGATAGACTTGAGTGACAACATCATTGCCAATGTGGAACCAGGAGCATTCAACAATCTCTTTAACCTGCGTTCCCTCCGCCTAAAAGGCAATCGTCTAAAGTTGGTCCCTTTGGGAGTATTCACGGGGCTGTCCAATCTCACTAAGCTTGACATTAGTGAGAATAAGATTGTCATTTTACTAGACTACATGTTCCAAGATCTACATAACCTGAAGTCTCTAGAAGTGGGGGACAATGATTTGGTTTATATATCACACAGGGCATTCAGTGGGCTTCTTAGCTTGGAGCAGCTCACCCTGGAGAAATGCAACTTAACAGCAGTACCAACAGAAGCCCTCTCCCACCTCCGCAGCCTCATCAGCCTGCATCTGAAGCATCTCAATATCAACAATATGCCTGTGTATGCCTTTAAAAGATTGTTCCACCTGAAACACCTAGAGATTGACTATTGGCCTTTACTGGATATGATGCCTGCCAATAGCCTCTACGGTCTCAACCTCACATCCCTTTCAATCACCAACACCAATCTGTCTACTGTACCCTTCCTTGCCTTTAAACACCTGGTATACCTGACTCACCTTAACCTCTCCTACAATCCCATCAGCACTATTGAAGCAGGCATGTTCTCTGACCTGATCCGCCTTCAGGAGCTTCATATAGTGGGGGCCCAGCTTCGCACCATTGAGCCTCACTCCTTCCAAGGGCTCCGCTTCCTACGTGTGCTCAATGTGTCTCAGAACCTGCTGGAAACTTTGGAAGAGAATGTCTTCTCCTCCCCTAGGGCTCTGGAGGTCTTGAGCATTAACAACAACCCTCTGGCCTGTGACTGCCGCCTTCTGTGGATCTTGCAGCGACAGCCCACCCTGCAGTTTGGTGGCCAGCAACCTATGTGTGCTGGCCCAGACACCATCCGTGAGAGGTCATTCAAGGATTTCCATAGCACTgccctttctttttactttacctGCAAAAAACCCAAAATCCGTGAAAAGAAGTTGCAGCATCTGCTAGTAGATGAAGGGCAGACGGTCCAGCTAGAATGCAGTGCGGATGGAGACCCGCAGCCCGTGATTTCCTGGGTGACACCCCGAAGGCGTTTCATCACCACCAAGTCCAATGGAAGAGCCACCGTGTTGGGTGATGGCACCTTGGAAATCCGCTTTGCCCAGGATCAAGACAGCGGGATGTATGTTTGCATCGCTAGCAATGCTGCTGGGAATGATACCTTCACAGCCTCCTTAACTGTGAAGGGATTCGCTTCAGATCGTTTTCTTTATGCGAACAGGACCCCTATGTACATGACCGACTCCAATGACACCATTTCCAATGGCACCAATGCCAATACTTTTTCCCTGGACCTTAAAACAATACTGGTGTCTACAGCTATGGGCTGCTTCACATTCCTGGgagtggttttattttgttttcttctcctttttgtgTGGAGCCGAGGCAAAGGCAAGCACAAAAACAGCATTGACCTTGAGTATGTGCCCAGAAAAAACAATGGTGCTGTTGTGGAAGGGGAGGTAGCTGGACCCAGGAGGTTCAACATGAAAATGATTTGA